A genomic segment from Actinoplanes sichuanensis encodes:
- a CDS encoding TIGR03668 family PPOX class F420-dependent oxidoreductase, which produces MTSAAELFASARVARLATADADGVPHLVPIVFAIVGDTIHTAVDGKPKRTRNLRRLTDIRANPHVSVLADHYEEDWSALWWVRADGTARIVDLSPEGLAALSARYPHYRATPPPGPFLEITVDRWSVWRP; this is translated from the coding sequence GTGACGTCGGCCGCCGAACTGTTCGCGTCGGCGAGGGTCGCCCGGCTCGCCACGGCCGATGCCGACGGCGTCCCCCACCTGGTTCCGATCGTGTTCGCGATCGTCGGCGACACCATCCACACCGCGGTCGACGGCAAACCCAAACGCACCCGCAACCTGCGCCGGCTCACCGACATCCGGGCGAACCCGCACGTCAGCGTGCTGGCCGACCATTACGAGGAGGACTGGTCGGCCCTGTGGTGGGTGCGCGCCGACGGCACGGCCCGCATCGTCGACCTCTCCCCCGAGGGCCTGGCCGCACTGTCCGCCCGCTACCCGCACTACCGGGCCACGCCGCCACCCGGGCCGTTCCTGGAGATCACCGTCGACCGCTGGTCGGTCTGGCGTCCCTGA
- a CDS encoding GNAT family N-acetyltransferase: MSFETILGSAVFDLLYRPDWRTAQAVGVRTHCLAAGAESFVLSPADGVVAGFVVLRSDQNESLGIIEMIAVHPEHQRHGYGRAATPRAAVH, from the coding sequence GTGTCGTTCGAGACGATTCTCGGATCAGCGGTCTTCGACCTGCTGTATCGCCCGGACTGGCGGACGGCACAGGCCGTCGGTGTTCGAACGCACTGCCTCGCGGCCGGCGCGGAATCGTTCGTCCTGTCCCCGGCCGACGGCGTCGTCGCCGGTTTCGTGGTTCTCCGGTCGGATCAGAACGAGTCGCTGGGAATCATCGAGATGATCGCCGTGCACCCGGAGCATCAGCGCCACGGCTACGGCCGGGCGGCCACACCGCGGGCGGCGGTACATTGA
- a CDS encoding DUF4291 domain-containing protein → MAEFGIDQILLDVRGEPMPLLRRIRADFDAETIVMYQAFGPAIADAALAAGRFVPPFSFTRMTWIKPSLLWLMHRSNWARKPGQERILAVRITRAGWERALSQAVLTAPVPAIHGSADAWSRTFDAANVHVQWDPERSVRGAALNHYSIQIGVGRTLIRSFAESWIVGLTDLTPTVHRIDALIRSGQAAKAQRLLPPERPYPLDPQTARRIHADG, encoded by the coding sequence ATGGCAGAGTTCGGCATCGATCAGATCTTGCTGGACGTACGGGGTGAACCGATGCCGTTGCTGCGCCGGATCCGTGCCGATTTCGACGCCGAGACGATCGTGATGTACCAGGCGTTCGGACCGGCGATCGCGGATGCGGCACTGGCCGCCGGACGATTCGTGCCACCATTCTCGTTCACCCGGATGACCTGGATCAAACCGTCCCTGCTATGGCTGATGCACCGCAGCAACTGGGCTCGCAAACCAGGTCAAGAACGCATTCTGGCGGTACGGATCACCCGCGCCGGTTGGGAGCGGGCTTTGTCGCAGGCCGTTCTGACCGCACCGGTGCCCGCGATCCACGGCAGTGCGGACGCGTGGAGCCGAACGTTCGACGCCGCGAACGTGCACGTGCAGTGGGATCCGGAACGGTCGGTGCGTGGTGCGGCGCTCAATCACTACAGCATTCAGATCGGCGTCGGCCGTACCCTCATCCGCTCTTTCGCCGAAAGCTGGATCGTCGGCCTCACCGATCTCACGCCCACCGTGCACCGGATCGACGCACTGATCCGAAGCGGTCAGGCCGCCAAGGCCCAACGGCTGCTGCCGCCGGAACGCCCCTACCCACTCGACCCGCAGACCGCTCGCCGCATCCACGCCGACGGCTGA
- a CDS encoding TetR/AcrR family transcriptional regulator, which yields MGATGSPRARYREQLRDEIKQAAKGQLDTAGGAAGLSLNGIARELGMRGPSLYHYFASRDALLDELLLDTYREVLDGMRETVAAARADDLPALAILRRVALEYRAWAIRRPALFDLLYGRPLPGYQAPPETGPLARENLVIIIGLIHEARGAGGDELRETAVRFLARLHGLITLEVNGHLALMVPSPSEVYAREVEAVLTWAVSPDAP from the coding sequence ATGGGTGCCACCGGATCGCCGCGGGCCAGATACCGCGAGCAACTTCGCGACGAGATCAAGCAGGCGGCGAAAGGGCAGCTGGACACCGCCGGCGGAGCGGCCGGCCTGTCGCTGAACGGGATCGCCCGGGAACTCGGCATGCGCGGGCCGTCGCTCTACCACTACTTCGCGTCCCGCGACGCGCTCCTGGACGAGCTGTTGCTCGACACCTACCGCGAGGTCCTCGACGGGATGCGCGAAACCGTCGCCGCGGCACGGGCCGACGACCTGCCGGCACTGGCGATCCTGCGCCGGGTGGCCCTGGAGTACCGCGCCTGGGCGATCCGGCGGCCGGCCCTGTTCGATCTGCTGTACGGGCGCCCGCTCCCCGGATACCAGGCGCCACCGGAGACCGGGCCGCTCGCCCGGGAGAACCTGGTGATCATCATCGGGCTGATCCATGAGGCCCGAGGCGCGGGCGGCGACGAGCTGCGGGAGACAGCCGTGCGGTTCCTCGCCCGCCTGCACGGGCTGATCACCCTGGAGGTCAACGGCCACCTGGCGCTGATGGTTCCCAGCCCGTCCGAGGTCTACGCCCGCGAGGTCGAGGCGGTCCTGACCTGGGCGGTGTCACCGGACGCTCCCTGA
- a CDS encoding LacI family DNA-binding transcriptional regulator → MAETPHGGDPSSRPVTIAYIAESAGVSIPTVSKVINGRSGVSATTRARVEGLIYEHGYRKATAGQRRNVLELVFRDLESMWAVEIIRGVKQVARRHRLGVTVSESGLDESDESTWDDTVSRRPQCVLAVAHLSDAEREELTAKDIPFVVFDPTVELPSDVPFVGATNWTGGRTATRHLADLGHRRIAMIGGPEHVLCCRARQDGYRAGLAASGLPADPDLILNAPLTREAGFAAATRLLRLPDRPTAVFAANDLQALGVYQAAREIGLAIPADLSVVGFDDLPVAELVDPPLTTIRQPLSEMAVAATELAIALGRGEQPPQRGVEIATTLTIRSSTAPLGD, encoded by the coding sequence GTGGCCGAGACACCACACGGCGGTGACCCGTCGTCGAGGCCCGTCACGATCGCCTACATCGCCGAGTCGGCCGGGGTGTCGATCCCGACGGTGTCGAAGGTGATCAACGGCCGGTCCGGTGTCTCCGCGACCACCCGGGCCCGCGTCGAGGGCCTGATCTACGAGCACGGCTACCGCAAGGCCACCGCCGGCCAGCGGCGCAACGTGCTGGAGCTGGTCTTCCGCGACCTGGAGAGCATGTGGGCCGTCGAGATCATCCGCGGTGTCAAGCAGGTGGCCCGCCGACACCGACTGGGCGTCACCGTCTCCGAGTCCGGTCTCGACGAGTCCGATGAGAGCACCTGGGACGACACCGTCTCCCGGCGCCCGCAGTGTGTGCTGGCCGTGGCGCACCTGTCCGACGCCGAGCGCGAGGAGCTGACGGCCAAGGACATCCCGTTCGTCGTCTTCGACCCGACCGTCGAGCTGCCGTCCGACGTGCCGTTCGTGGGCGCGACCAACTGGACCGGCGGGCGGACCGCCACCCGCCACCTGGCCGATTTGGGGCATCGGCGGATCGCGATGATCGGCGGACCCGAGCACGTGCTGTGCTGCCGGGCCCGGCAGGACGGTTACCGGGCCGGGCTCGCCGCCTCCGGGCTGCCGGCCGACCCCGACCTGATCCTCAATGCGCCGCTCACCCGCGAGGCCGGATTCGCCGCCGCGACCCGACTGCTGCGCCTGCCCGACCGGCCCACCGCGGTGTTCGCGGCCAACGACCTACAGGCGCTCGGCGTTTACCAGGCCGCCCGCGAGATCGGGCTGGCGATCCCGGCCGACCTCAGCGTGGTCGGATTCGACGATCTGCCGGTCGCCGAGCTGGTCGATCCGCCGCTCACCACGATCCGCCAGCCACTGAGCGAGATGGCCGTCGCCGCGACCGAGCTGGCGATCGCCCTGGGCCGCGGCGAGCAGCCCCCGCAACGCGGCGTCGAGATCGCCACCACGCTGACCATCCGGTCCAGCACCGCCCCGCTCGGGGACTGA
- a CDS encoding Fic family protein: protein MTIDPDDRRLRIDTLTWADVDPARQPFDPRTVLDVVRAVAPEGGVPKPHLHYVENDRRWNWQRAMTVALVEHYGSWAAGWTAQMAGRTTDGALIVRWSGARYSITTPEETLGAVAGALRDWRTFLEDLAVLFAQHLPLPAEPRAASIAWEATTASLVAAVAARSGADEHWTPVCGLVLKWFLTVADVPGEEHATLIDTAIGGQHWSYVSPLGAEVADAAESLAAALTGVTPPSEDVWPDIWPQDWPSRRSTELPTAARALRTWPPAGPDALTTWRQVRRAARWEQATEHVTGPVRAARDGIAEHLAKQKYSPDRILAALDLVRADAAEGGPLTFPRLEAWQRRVLAVAAAPFRTTHAWALAGRERYGYREGLPETFEACLAEATDPEVPLPSRAARVYLDLVHFHPFTDGNARSAALALYFVLARDGVVLDRAAPLLMMRWPAADTHGAESLARLVALLIEQTRRHGDDRYR, encoded by the coding sequence TTGACGATCGACCCGGACGACCGACGGCTGCGGATCGACACCCTCACCTGGGCGGACGTCGACCCCGCTCGGCAACCGTTCGACCCACGGACCGTGCTCGACGTGGTACGAGCGGTGGCCCCGGAAGGCGGCGTGCCGAAACCCCACCTCCACTACGTCGAGAACGACAGGCGCTGGAACTGGCAGCGGGCGATGACCGTGGCCCTCGTGGAGCACTACGGCTCCTGGGCCGCCGGCTGGACCGCCCAGATGGCCGGGCGCACGACCGACGGCGCGCTGATCGTGCGATGGAGCGGCGCCCGGTATTCGATCACCACCCCTGAGGAGACGCTCGGCGCGGTCGCCGGGGCACTGCGGGACTGGCGTACGTTCCTCGAGGACCTGGCCGTCCTCTTCGCACAGCACCTGCCGCTGCCCGCCGAACCCCGCGCGGCGTCGATCGCCTGGGAGGCCACCACCGCGTCCCTGGTCGCGGCGGTCGCCGCGCGGTCCGGCGCCGACGAGCACTGGACCCCCGTCTGCGGCCTCGTTCTCAAGTGGTTCCTCACCGTCGCCGACGTGCCGGGTGAGGAGCACGCCACGCTCATCGACACCGCGATCGGCGGGCAGCACTGGAGTTACGTCTCCCCGCTGGGCGCCGAGGTCGCCGACGCCGCGGAGTCCCTGGCCGCGGCGCTCACCGGTGTCACACCGCCATCCGAGGACGTGTGGCCCGACATCTGGCCGCAGGACTGGCCGAGCCGGCGCAGCACCGAACTGCCCACTGCCGCCAGGGCTCTGCGAACCTGGCCACCGGCCGGACCGGACGCCCTCACGACCTGGCGGCAGGTCCGGCGAGCCGCCCGGTGGGAACAGGCGACGGAGCACGTCACCGGCCCGGTGCGCGCCGCCCGGGACGGCATCGCCGAGCACCTCGCGAAACAGAAGTACAGCCCGGACCGGATCCTTGCCGCCCTGGATCTGGTTCGCGCCGACGCGGCCGAGGGCGGCCCGCTCACGTTCCCGCGGCTGGAGGCCTGGCAGCGTAGGGTGCTCGCGGTGGCGGCCGCACCGTTCCGTACCACGCATGCCTGGGCATTGGCCGGACGCGAACGGTACGGGTACCGCGAAGGGCTGCCCGAAACGTTCGAGGCCTGCCTCGCCGAGGCGACCGACCCGGAGGTACCCCTGCCGTCCCGCGCCGCCCGGGTGTACCTGGACCTGGTGCACTTCCACCCGTTCACCGACGGCAACGCCCGGTCGGCGGCGCTCGCGCTGTACTTCGTGCTCGCCCGCGACGGCGTGGTGCTGGACCGGGCCGCTCCGCTGCTGATGATGCGCTGGCCGGCGGCCGACACCCACGGCGCCGAGAGCCTGGCCCGGCTCGTCGCCCTGCTGATCGAACAGACCCGCCGACACGGCGATGATCGATATCGTTAG
- a CDS encoding protease complex subunit PrcB family protein, translating to MVEPISRVLLPFRTVDISLPRDLSEGLHVVRGEDDWAGPPNDRAAVDWQTEMCIVFALGSRPSGGYSALIQWIMADSERVHVVAWEIRPGNCAATRNVTHPFQTVAVPVHPGPVELIKRIADEDCEAAR from the coding sequence ATGGTCGAGCCGATTTCCAGGGTTCTGCTGCCATTCCGGACCGTCGACATCAGCCTGCCCCGCGACCTCTCCGAGGGTCTGCATGTCGTCCGCGGTGAGGACGACTGGGCCGGTCCGCCCAATGACCGGGCCGCCGTGGACTGGCAGACCGAAATGTGCATCGTCTTCGCGCTCGGGAGCCGTCCGAGCGGCGGCTATTCCGCCCTCATCCAGTGGATCATGGCGGACAGCGAACGGGTGCATGTCGTGGCGTGGGAGATCCGGCCCGGCAACTGTGCGGCGACCCGTAACGTCACCCATCCGTTCCAGACCGTCGCGGTGCCCGTCCACCCCGGCCCGGTCGAGCTGATCAAACGCATCGCCGACGAGGATTGCGAAGCCGCCCGATAG
- a CDS encoding GNAT family N-acetyltransferase: MKTVIDIRPARGDEAGLLSGLAFRSKAHWGYDEAFLEACRPALTLRPDELGARRATVAEARGTVVGFYTLDCTPPVGELDNLWVEPAGMGDGVGRRLWAHAMATAAASGLTEVLIEADPYAEGFYLAMGAERIGTVPSTVTPGRLLPRMRYRP, encoded by the coding sequence ATGAAGACTGTCATCGACATACGGCCGGCTCGTGGCGACGAGGCCGGGCTGCTGAGTGGTCTGGCGTTCAGGTCGAAGGCCCATTGGGGGTACGACGAGGCGTTCTTGGAGGCATGCCGTCCGGCACTGACTCTCCGGCCCGACGAACTCGGCGCGCGTCGGGCGACGGTGGCCGAGGCGCGTGGCACGGTCGTCGGCTTCTACACCCTCGACTGCACCCCGCCGGTGGGCGAACTCGACAATCTGTGGGTCGAGCCGGCCGGCATGGGTGACGGAGTCGGTCGACGCCTCTGGGCGCATGCCATGGCCACGGCAGCCGCCTCGGGCCTGACCGAAGTGCTGATCGAGGCGGACCCGTACGCCGAAGGTTTCTATCTCGCGATGGGCGCCGAACGCATCGGAACCGTGCCGTCGACCGTGACCCCCGGACGGCTCCTGCCGCGGATGCGGTATCGGCCCTGA